One Pseudomonadota bacterium genomic region harbors:
- a CDS encoding carboxyl transferase domain-containing protein yields the protein MAVIKSAVQTTSDDFAANEVAMHRAIAEAEDAVAIAMAGGGQAAQARHTGRGKLLPRERVSRLLDPGAPFLEVGATAAHGLYDGASPSAGLITGIGRVEGQEVMVVANDATVKGGTYYPVTVKKHLRAQEIAQENRLPCVYLVDSGGANLPNQDEVFPDRDHFGRIFYNQARMSADGIAQIAVVMGSCTAGGAYVPAMSDETIIVGEQGTIFLAGPPLVKAATGEVVSAEELGGGDVHTRLSGVADHLARDDDHALALARRAVANLNRTKPADLQLQTPEEPLYDPAEIYGIVPESLSTAYDIREVIARLVDGSRFDEFKARFGETLVCGFAHIHGLPVGILANNGILFSESALKGAHFVELCSQRRIPLVFLQNITGFIVGQKYEAEGIAKHGAKLVTAVATSAVPKVTVLVGGSFGAGNYGMCGRAYGPRFLWTWPNSRIAVMGGEQAASVLAVVRRDAIERNGDTWSADDEAAFKQPIIDQFAEQSHPLYASARLWDDGIIDPAKTRDVLGLSLSAALNAPIPETRFGLFRM from the coding sequence ATGGCTGTCATCAAGTCCGCCGTGCAGACCACGAGTGATGACTTCGCCGCGAACGAAGTCGCCATGCACAGGGCTATCGCGGAAGCCGAGGACGCCGTCGCCATCGCTATGGCCGGCGGCGGCCAGGCGGCCCAGGCGCGCCACACCGGGCGCGGCAAGCTGCTGCCGCGCGAGCGCGTATCCCGGCTGCTTGATCCAGGCGCGCCGTTTCTTGAGGTCGGCGCCACCGCGGCTCACGGCCTCTATGACGGCGCCAGCCCGTCCGCCGGGCTGATCACCGGTATTGGCCGGGTCGAGGGCCAGGAGGTCATGGTCGTCGCCAACGATGCGACGGTGAAGGGTGGTACCTATTACCCGGTCACGGTGAAGAAGCACCTGCGCGCCCAGGAGATTGCCCAGGAAAACCGGCTGCCGTGCGTCTATCTGGTGGATTCAGGCGGCGCCAACCTGCCGAACCAGGATGAGGTGTTCCCCGACCGCGATCACTTCGGCCGGATCTTCTATAACCAGGCGCGCATGTCCGCCGACGGCATCGCCCAGATCGCCGTCGTCATGGGCTCGTGCACGGCTGGCGGCGCCTATGTGCCCGCCATGTCCGACGAAACGATCATTGTCGGTGAGCAGGGGACGATCTTTCTGGCCGGACCGCCGCTGGTAAAGGCGGCGACCGGCGAGGTGGTGAGCGCCGAAGAACTCGGCGGCGGTGACGTGCACACGCGCCTCTCTGGCGTCGCCGATCATCTGGCCCGCGATGACGACCATGCGCTGGCGCTCGCGCGACGTGCTGTGGCCAACCTCAATCGTACCAAACCGGCAGACCTGCAGCTTCAGACGCCGGAGGAACCGCTCTACGACCCCGCAGAGATCTACGGCATCGTGCCGGAGTCATTGTCGACCGCCTATGACATCCGCGAGGTCATCGCGCGTCTGGTTGACGGTTCCCGGTTCGACGAGTTCAAGGCGCGCTTCGGCGAAACGCTGGTCTGCGGGTTCGCCCATATCCATGGGCTTCCGGTCGGCATTCTCGCCAACAACGGCATCCTCTTCTCCGAAAGCGCGTTGAAAGGCGCACACTTCGTCGAGCTGTGTTCCCAGCGGCGCATTCCGCTGGTCTTCCTGCAGAACATCACCGGCTTCATCGTCGGGCAAAAGTACGAGGCCGAGGGCATCGCCAAGCACGGCGCCAAGCTGGTGACCGCCGTTGCGACCTCGGCTGTGCCCAAGGTGACGGTCCTGGTCGGCGGCTCGTTCGGCGCCGGAAATTACGGCATGTGCGGGCGCGCCTATGGCCCACGCTTTCTGTGGACCTGGCCCAACAGCCGCATTGCCGTCATGGGTGGCGAACAGGCCGCCAGTGTGCTCGCGGTCGTGCGCCGCGACGCCATCGAGCGCAACGGTGATACCTGGTCGGCCGATGACGAAGCCGCCTTCAAGCAACCGATCATCGATCAGTTCGCCGAACAGAGCCATCCACTCTACGCATCCGCGCGGTTGTGGGATGACGGCATCATCGATCCGGCGAAGACGCGCGACGTGCTCGGCCTGTCGTTGTCGGCGGCGTTGAACGCGCCGATCCCGGAGACCCGGTTCGGCCTGTTCCGGATGTGA